A single Anopheles arabiensis isolate DONGOLA chromosome 2, AaraD3, whole genome shotgun sequence DNA region contains:
- the LOC120897249 gene encoding UDP-glycosyltransferase UGT5-like, with product MVVGSRSLLGCIALAAVILAGTCRTSSAAKILAVFPSISKTNYLFGQVLFEALAARGHNVTIVSPFEVQYAYENIRQLRITGLFSHIEDYGLHANVFTKRDKSSFYGNTNVIYGTAALADYTLGHPALQELLKNPTETFDLLILDQVLCESLLGLAYHYGVPAVVYSADAPNKYTNEMVGNPHNPAYNPIPSLGYSDRMHLVQRVWNTFVSICEQFNYKYLYLPSQEAVYQRYFARRDLPPLLDLIHNVSLVLINSHPVINFARPFVPNMIEIGGAHIRQLEDTGFSQDVINWVEKAKNGVIYFSMGTNIRSADFPDTLREAFVGAFSKLSQVLIIWKWENATLPNQSGNVIIGPWMPQQQLLAHPNVRLHITHGGLLSMMETVHYGKPIVGLPLAGDQEILVNRAIEAGFGLKLDYQNITEEQVLHTINEMLNNSTYRYAALKASRQFREQPLKPMDKVLYYVDYVLKQDSGVNYLRSGALYLSFWPRHVVDVATILVLITMIPVGLFATLIQIILRKTHERKLKNTINTGKAAANGKMAGKAVQKKKN from the exons ATGGTCGTCGGAAGTAGGTCTCTGCTGGGCTGTATTGCATTGGCGGCTGTCATACTAGCCGGCACGTGCAGAACTTCCAGCGCCGCTAAGATACTGGCCGTGTTTCCGAGCATCAGCAAGACGAACTATCTCTTTGGACAGGTGTTGTTTGAGGCACTCGCAGCCAGAGGTCATAAT GTAACCATCGTAAGCCCGTTTGAGGTGCAGTATGCGTACGAGAACATTCGACAGCTGAGGATAACTGGACTGTTTAGTCACATAGAAG ATTATGGACTCCACGCGAACGTGTTTACCAAGCGTGACAAATCGAGCTTCTATGGCAATACCAATGTCATCTATGGTACCGCCGCGCTGGCCGACTATACGCTCGGCCATCCAGCGCTACAGGAGCTGCTAAAGAACCCAACCGAAACCTTCGACCTGCTAATCCTGGATCAGGTGCTGTGTGAAAGTTTACTCGG GTTGGCTTATCATTACGGGGTGCCGGCGGTTGTGTACAGCGCCGATGCCCCCAACAAGTACACGAACGAGATGGTGGGCAACCCGCACAACCCGGCCTACAATCCGATCCCGTCGCTCGGCTACTCCGACCGAATGCATCTGGTGCAGCGCGTGTGGAACACGTTCGTGTCGATCTGCGAGCAGTTTAACTACAAGTACCTGTACCTGCCGTCGCAGGAAGCCGTCTACCAGCGCTACTTTGCGCGGCGCGATCTGCCCCCGCTGCTTGATCTCATTCACAACGTTAGCCTGGTGCTGATAAATAGCCATCCGGTAATTAACTTCGCGCGTCCGTTCGTGCCGAACATGATTGAGATTGGCGGTGCACACATCCGCCAGCTGGAAGATACGGGCTTCTCGCAGGACGTGATCAATTGGGTAGAGAAGGCAAAGAATGGAGTGATCTACTTCAGCATGGGCACGAACATTCGCTCGGCCGACTTCCCCGACACCTTGCGGGAAGCGTTCGTGGGCGCGTTCAGCAAGCTGAGCCAGGTGCTGATCATTTGGAAGTGGGAAAATGCCACCCTGCCCAATCAATCGGGCAATGTGATCATTGGTCCGTGgatgccgcagcagcagctactgGCCCATCCGAACGTGCGGTTACACATCACGCACGGTGGACTGCTCAGCATGATGGAAACGGTGCACTATGGCAAACCGATCGTTGGATTACCGCTGGCTGGAGATCAGGAGATACTGGTAAACCGTGCGATAGAGGCTGGCTTTGGTCTGAAGCTCGACTATCAGAACATAACGGAGGAGCAGGTGCTGCACACGATCAACGAGATGCTTAACAACTCTAC ATATCGTTATGCAGCTCTAAAAGCTTCCCGACAGTTCCGAGAACAACCGCTTAAACCCATGGACAAAGTCCTCTACTACGTGGACTACGTGTTAAAGCAGGATAGTGGCGTTAATTATTTGCGCAGTGGTGCACTGTATCTATCCTTTTGGCCCCGGCACGTCGTAGATGTTGCCACCATACTGGTGCTAATCACCATGATACCGGTGGGACTGTTTGCGACCTTGATTCAGATCATATTGCGAAAGACTCACGAGCGAAAGTTGAAGAATACTATCAATACAGGCAAAGCGGCAGCTAATGGGAAAATGGCGGGCAAGGctgtgcaaaagaaaaagaactga